In Rhodothermales bacterium, a single window of DNA contains:
- a CDS encoding triose-phosphate isomerase — translation MLIAGNWKMNTDVGSAIELAREIAGDIGSPAPVKVAVCPPTVNVSEVARTVNETALLVGAQNMFYEESGAFTGETSPAMLSAVGCHYVILGHSERRQYFGETDDTVNRKVRKAVEHGLVPILCVGEHLAEREAGQEEDVVSRQVRKGLSGVLIGRPGDLVIAYEPVWAIGTGRTATPAQAQEMHSYIRGLLRDQFGEAAADAIEILYGGSMNPGNADELLSQKDVDGGLIGGASLNADSFVSIVESAKRLA, via the coding sequence ATGCTGATCGCGGGAAACTGGAAAATGAATACGGATGTGGGTTCAGCAATCGAACTTGCACGAGAAATAGCCGGTGATATCGGTAGCCCGGCGCCTGTAAAGGTGGCAGTGTGTCCTCCGACGGTCAATGTTTCCGAGGTGGCACGCACCGTCAATGAAACAGCGTTGTTAGTCGGTGCCCAGAACATGTTCTACGAGGAGTCCGGGGCATTCACGGGCGAGACTTCGCCGGCGATGTTGTCCGCGGTCGGTTGTCACTACGTGATCCTCGGGCACTCTGAACGCAGGCAGTATTTCGGAGAGACTGATGACACGGTGAACCGGAAGGTTCGGAAGGCCGTTGAGCATGGACTCGTGCCGATCCTCTGTGTCGGCGAGCATCTTGCGGAGCGGGAGGCGGGTCAGGAAGAAGACGTGGTTTCGCGCCAGGTACGGAAGGGTCTGTCGGGCGTACTGATTGGTCGCCCCGGCGATCTTGTGATTGCGTACGAGCCCGTGTGGGCCATCGGGACGGGTCGAACGGCCACGCCTGCTCAGGCGCAAGAGATGCACAGCTATATACGTGGTCTCCTTCGCGACCAGTTCGGTGAGGCGGCGGCCGATGCCATCGAGATCCTGTATGGTGGCAGCATGAATCCCGGAAACGCCGACGAGTTGCTCAGTCAGAAGGACGTAGATGGGGGACTGATTGGAGGAGCCAGCCTCAACGCGGACTCCTTCGTGAGCATTGTCGAATCGGCAAAACGCCTGGCATAG
- a CDS encoding zinc ribbon domain-containing protein → MPTYVYKREDGTTFELEQRITADSLTHCPTTGQRVERVISGGTGLIFKGSGFYITDYARKNGSAPTPGSEKNGSEASEQPRKESSETASKKESKKESNDSSSKPDSTTKPNKAD, encoded by the coding sequence ATGCCGACCTACGTCTACAAAAGAGAAGACGGGACCACTTTCGAGCTCGAGCAGCGGATCACAGCGGACTCGCTCACGCACTGCCCCACCACAGGACAGCGAGTGGAACGCGTAATCAGTGGCGGTACAGGGCTGATCTTTAAGGGATCAGGGTTTTACATCACGGACTACGCCCGGAAGAACGGTTCGGCGCCGACTCCTGGCTCAGAGAAGAATGGGTCCGAGGCGTCAGAGCAGCCCAGGAAGGAATCAAGCGAAACGGCTTCGAAGAAGGAATCGAAAAAGGAATCGAATGACTCGTCTTCGAAGCCTGATTCGACGACCAAACCGAACAAGGCGGACTAG